One Melospiza melodia melodia isolate bMelMel2 chromosome 1, bMelMel2.pri, whole genome shotgun sequence genomic window carries:
- the HUS1 gene encoding LOW QUALITY PROTEIN: checkpoint protein HUS1 (The sequence of the model RefSeq protein was modified relative to this genomic sequence to represent the inferred CDS: inserted 1 base in 1 codon): MSGQAQGRQCLCERLGPXFSDKEKRKGGIINTIVKLAKTCILRLTVCKLYFILSDKVANGGASMWCELSQGNFFDEFQMEGVAAEHNEIYLEFVPENLWRALKTAQSAKAVKIKLTNKHCPCLRVAVELPSLSSSSRIVTHDIPVGVIPRRMWNDFREPSMPDFDVSIYLPVLKTMKSVVERMKNLSNFIVIEANLSGEMNLKIETDLVSVTTHFKDLGNPPWASEDGCQSSGQGRDLESMAEACIDIKKLQQLLAGQQVNPTKALCNIVHKRIVHFILLHEEVSLQYFIPAIA; the protein is encoded by the exons ATGTCGGGGCAGGCTCAAGGGCGGCAGTGCCTCTGTGAGCGGCTGGGGC GTTTCTCGgacaaagaaaagaggaagggag GTATAATTAACACAATCGTCAAGTTAGCCAAGACCTGCATCCTGCGCCTTACTGTCTGCAAGCTGTATTTCATCCTCTCCGATAAAGTAGCAAATGGAGGTGCCAGTATGTGGTGTGAGCTGAGCCAG GGGAATTTCTTCGATGAATTTCAGATGGAAGGAGTAGCTGCAGAGCACAATGAAATCTATTTAGAGTTTGTGCCTGAGAACCTATGGAGAGCATTAAAAACTGCCCAGAGTGCTAAGGCAGTGAAGATCAAGTTGACTAATAAACACTGTCCCTGTCTCAGAGTTGCTGTGGAGCTA ccatccTTATCAAGCAGCAGTAGGATTGTGACACATGACATTCCTGTGGGAGTTATTCCCAGAAGAATGTGGAATGACTTCAGAGAGCCCAGCATGCCAGACTTTGAT GTCAGTATTTACCTACCAGtgctgaaaacaatgaagagtgTTGTGGAAAGAATGAAGAATCTCAGCAATTTCATT GTGATTGAAGCAAACTTGAGTGGTGAAATGAACTTGAAAATAGAAACAGACTTAGTATCTGTAACAACACATTTTAAAGACCTGGGAAATCCTCCCTGGG CATCAGAGGATGGATGTCAAAGTTCTGGTCAAGGTAGAGATCTGGAAAGTATGGCTGAAGCATGCATAGACATCaagaagctgcagcagctgcttgctgGACAGCAAGTCAATCCTACAAAAGCATTGTGCA ataTTGTACATAAGAGAATTGTCCACTTCATCTTGCTCCATGAGGAGGTTTCACTTCAGTATTTTATTCCAGCAATTGCCTGA